A stretch of Cytophagales bacterium DNA encodes these proteins:
- a CDS encoding amidohydrolase family protein: MRFFFTLAFCVIASSLIAQETFLSNDTPDKRPTSYAFTNATIMVDATTKLENATLLIESGKVVATGAEVSIPAGTTTFDMEGKFIYPGIVDPYTNYGLPAVKSQRRRSGETPQYVSEVGTANSWNEHNQAHYNAISEFKLDSKAAAEMRKNGVGAVMSYRPDGVLRGTSVLSLLADDPVNEVIINDKAAAHYAFRRGSSKQIYPNSIMGMVALIRQTFYDGAWYAAQADPAFNQTLDNFNASRNLPQVIEANSNKLRALVADNLGDEFGVQFIIKGNGDEYQRLDEIARTGASFILPVNFPAAYDVEDPYKAIDVTLAQMKHWEMAPANAAMLSKGGVQFAFTHAGLKKSSEFWGAVKKAVKHGLSKEDAWKAMTSNPAKMLKAEGQLGSLKNGRFANLIIADGDLLEDGDILETWVKGDQFVIKVKETVGLAGTYDLRVGATAYEMEVSEKENKLSAKIEVNDSTSITVRINVTGERVNLSFVPNGADNKTRLTGWRVTATDWKGTGVDGSGEGVNWTATRTKAQESRSRKDKAMDAPEFGEMIYPFVAHGWIEKPTQETILFKGATVWTLEGEGKFDNYDVLVEEGKIKQVGQDLSAPGARVVDATGRHLTPGIIDEHSHAALSGVNESSQSVVAEVRMNDAIDSEDIDIYRQLAGGVTAAQLLHGSANPVGGQSAVVKFRWGLSPEEMKIKGADGYIKFALGENVKQSNRSSDWVNRFPQTRMGVEQVFEDAFTRAVEYGREWDTYNSLPRKSKAAATAPRRDLQMETLLEIVNKQRFISCHSYVQSEINMLMKVAERYDFNINTFTHILEGYKVADIMATHGAGGSTFADWWAYKYEVKEAIPYNAVLMSQAGVVSAINSDNAEMARRLNQEAAKSIKYGSMDEIEALKMVTLNPAKLMHLDKRMGSIEVGKDADLVLWNDHPLSIYARSEITMVDGSIYYSMEQDNARRKAIADERTRLINKMLKVKNKGGKTQPVRKRERRAWHCEDDVNDLQLLKEAHSHE, encoded by the coding sequence ATGAGATTTTTTTTCACGCTGGCTTTTTGCGTGATCGCGAGTAGTCTCATCGCACAGGAGACCTTCCTGAGCAATGATACACCCGATAAAAGGCCAACCTCCTATGCATTCACCAACGCGACCATCATGGTGGATGCCACAACCAAACTTGAAAATGCCACCCTCCTGATCGAATCGGGAAAAGTGGTTGCAACTGGGGCAGAGGTATCCATTCCCGCAGGGACGACCACCTTCGATATGGAAGGAAAGTTCATTTACCCGGGCATTGTTGATCCATATACCAATTATGGCTTACCAGCTGTCAAGAGTCAGAGAAGAAGATCCGGAGAAACACCACAATATGTTTCCGAAGTTGGGACTGCCAATAGCTGGAATGAGCACAATCAGGCGCACTACAATGCCATTTCTGAATTTAAATTAGATAGCAAAGCTGCAGCAGAAATGAGAAAGAATGGCGTCGGTGCAGTGATGAGTTACCGACCAGATGGTGTTTTGAGGGGCACTTCTGTATTGTCCCTCCTCGCCGATGATCCAGTTAACGAGGTAATCATTAACGACAAGGCTGCTGCTCATTATGCATTCCGTAGAGGTTCTTCAAAGCAGATCTATCCTAATTCTATCATGGGTATGGTTGCGCTGATCCGCCAGACATTTTATGACGGTGCGTGGTATGCTGCTCAAGCTGATCCTGCTTTTAATCAGACATTGGACAATTTCAATGCCAGCAGAAACCTACCACAGGTCATTGAAGCAAATTCCAATAAGCTCCGAGCTTTAGTTGCCGATAATCTGGGAGATGAATTTGGAGTGCAATTCATCATTAAAGGAAATGGTGATGAATACCAGCGATTGGATGAGATCGCAAGAACCGGAGCTTCTTTTATCCTTCCTGTGAATTTCCCTGCGGCTTATGATGTAGAAGATCCATACAAGGCCATTGATGTCACCCTCGCTCAAATGAAACATTGGGAAATGGCACCTGCCAATGCAGCCATGCTTTCAAAGGGTGGCGTGCAGTTTGCTTTTACTCATGCTGGTCTAAAGAAAAGTTCCGAATTCTGGGGAGCCGTAAAAAAAGCAGTGAAGCATGGACTTTCAAAGGAAGATGCCTGGAAAGCCATGACATCAAACCCTGCCAAAATGCTTAAAGCTGAAGGTCAACTCGGATCATTGAAAAATGGTCGGTTTGCGAATCTGATCATTGCAGATGGTGACTTACTTGAAGATGGTGATATCCTGGAAACATGGGTCAAAGGTGATCAGTTTGTGATCAAAGTAAAAGAAACTGTTGGCCTGGCAGGTACTTACGACCTGAGGGTAGGAGCGACGGCCTACGAAATGGAGGTCTCTGAAAAAGAAAACAAACTATCTGCCAAAATCGAAGTGAACGATAGCACCTCCATTACTGTACGCATCAATGTGACCGGTGAACGAGTGAATTTATCATTTGTTCCAAATGGGGCTGACAACAAGACACGCCTGACTGGCTGGAGAGTAACAGCTACCGATTGGAAAGGCACAGGTGTGGACGGATCAGGTGAGGGCGTAAATTGGACGGCTACCAGAACAAAAGCGCAGGAATCCAGGTCTAGAAAAGATAAAGCTATGGACGCTCCTGAATTTGGAGAAATGATCTATCCTTTTGTAGCCCATGGCTGGATTGAAAAACCCACTCAGGAAACCATTCTTTTCAAAGGAGCCACCGTGTGGACACTCGAAGGAGAGGGGAAATTTGATAATTACGATGTGCTGGTTGAAGAGGGAAAGATCAAGCAAGTAGGGCAAGACCTGTCTGCGCCGGGAGCCAGGGTAGTAGATGCTACAGGCAGACATTTGACACCTGGAATTATAGATGAACATTCACATGCGGCACTTAGTGGAGTGAATGAGTCTTCGCAATCAGTCGTTGCAGAAGTGAGGATGAATGATGCCATTGATTCGGAAGACATTGATATCTATCGGCAATTGGCAGGTGGAGTCACGGCCGCACAGTTGCTGCATGGCTCAGCAAATCCGGTTGGAGGTCAGTCTGCGGTCGTGAAGTTCCGTTGGGGATTGAGTCCTGAAGAAATGAAGATCAAAGGAGCGGATGGCTATATCAAATTTGCACTGGGAGAAAATGTGAAGCAATCCAACCGTTCCAGTGATTGGGTCAACCGATTCCCACAAACCAGAATGGGCGTAGAGCAGGTTTTCGAAGATGCGTTTACCCGGGCAGTAGAGTATGGTAGAGAATGGGATACCTATAATTCATTGCCAAGAAAATCAAAAGCTGCTGCAACTGCTCCCCGACGAGATTTGCAAATGGAGACTTTGTTAGAGATTGTCAATAAGCAACGATTCATCTCCTGCCACTCTTATGTTCAGTCCGAGATCAATATGCTGATGAAGGTGGCAGAACGCTATGACTTCAATATCAATACATTCACGCACATCCTGGAAGGATATAAAGTGGCGGATATCATGGCTACGCATGGTGCAGGGGGTTCGACTTTTGCTGATTGGTGGGCTTATAAATATGAGGTGAAAGAAGCGATTCCTTATAATGCGGTGCTGATGAGTCAGGCGGGCGTGGTTTCGGCCATCAATTCTGATAATGCAGAAATGGCGCGTCGATTGAATCAGGAAGCAGCCAAATCCATCAAATATGGCAGTATGGATGAGATCGAAGCTTTGAAGATGGTGACCTTGAATCCAGCTAAACTCATGCATTTAGACAAACGCATGGGGAGTATTGAAGTAGGCAAGGACGCGGATCTGGTTCTTTGGAACGATCATCCTCTTTCTATCTATGCGCGCTCTGAAATTACGATGGTGGATGGCTCCATCTACTACAGTATGGAGCAAGACAATGCGAGAAGAAAAGCGATTGCTGATGAGCGAACGAGACTGATCAATAAAATGCTCAAAGTCAAAAACAAAGGAGGTAAGACCCAGCCTGTCAGGAAACGCGAAAGGCGTGCCTGGCATTGTGAAGACGATGTAAATGATTTACAACTTTTAAAAGAGGCCCATAGTCATGAGTAA
- a CDS encoding sodium/solute symporter (Members of the Solute:Sodium Symporter (SSS), TC 2.A.21 as described in tcdb.org, catalyze solute:Na+ symport. Known solutes for members of the family include sugars, amino acids, nucleosides, inositols, vitamins, urea or anions, depending on the system.): MNWLDYVIVVAYSVGFLFLGNLFKGQSSKSEYFLGGRSFGWLPLGLSVMATQLSAISFISAPAFVGLRENGGMQWLSFEFGVPLAMIFLSLFLLPRLYKAGVVSIYEYLQRRFDRSTRLLISAVFQISRSFGTAVMVYAVALILMSILDIPFWQTILVIGVITLIYSYQGGMKAVVYGDMIQMIILLIGIGICMVAGWSYLGGWSELTANVDASRLNAVNFEVLGIGGDGGFGFLPMVFGGFCLYASYYGTDQSQVQRLLSAKDFKTVQKTLLFNGLIRFPITLLYCLMGLVIGTYVLTTPEFLAKIPSDQVDLMIPIFIRDYLPHGIIGLLIVAILSAAMSSLSSAINSLSAVTTEDILVGNKEVSDELYARYSKGASLFWGVVCIVLAFFAGDIADTVIEAINKIGSVFYGPILATFIAAVGLKFIKARAMNIGLVLGVGVNIFLWLVVGDNLFWFWWNLVGAVVTLGVALLAAMVMKETSTEAETASDDMDVSANRQYMLMLVASFVLMVLISLSIKYWF, from the coding sequence ATGAATTGGCTTGATTACGTGATTGTCGTAGCATATTCCGTTGGATTCTTGTTTCTTGGAAATCTGTTCAAAGGTCAAAGTAGTAAATCCGAATACTTTCTGGGTGGGCGCTCTTTCGGCTGGTTACCTCTTGGTTTGTCCGTTATGGCTACACAGCTTTCAGCCATCAGTTTCATTTCAGCACCTGCATTTGTGGGATTGAGAGAAAACGGCGGTATGCAGTGGTTGAGTTTTGAATTTGGCGTTCCTCTTGCCATGATATTCTTATCGCTGTTCCTTTTGCCAAGATTGTACAAGGCCGGTGTAGTGAGTATCTATGAGTATTTGCAACGCCGATTTGACCGATCCACCCGGTTATTGATCAGCGCTGTTTTTCAGATCAGTCGCTCTTTTGGAACGGCGGTTATGGTATATGCCGTGGCTCTCATCCTCATGAGTATTTTGGATATCCCATTTTGGCAAACAATCCTGGTTATTGGAGTGATCACTTTGATCTATTCCTATCAGGGAGGAATGAAAGCAGTGGTCTATGGAGACATGATCCAAATGATCATTCTTCTCATAGGAATTGGTATATGCATGGTGGCTGGCTGGAGCTACCTGGGAGGTTGGTCGGAGTTGACGGCAAATGTAGATGCATCGCGATTGAATGCAGTAAATTTTGAAGTGCTGGGCATTGGAGGAGATGGAGGCTTTGGGTTCCTACCCATGGTTTTCGGAGGGTTTTGTTTGTATGCTTCTTATTATGGAACTGACCAGTCACAAGTACAGCGCTTATTAAGTGCCAAAGACTTCAAGACGGTCCAAAAAACCTTATTATTCAATGGGCTGATCCGTTTCCCTATTACATTGTTGTATTGCCTGATGGGATTGGTGATCGGTACCTACGTATTGACTACTCCGGAATTCCTGGCTAAGATCCCTTCTGATCAGGTGGATTTGATGATTCCTATTTTCATCAGGGATTACTTGCCGCACGGGATCATTGGTTTATTGATCGTAGCTATACTCTCTGCAGCCATGTCTTCTTTGAGTTCAGCCATCAATTCGTTGAGTGCAGTAACCACGGAGGATATTCTGGTTGGGAACAAAGAAGTGTCTGACGAACTATATGCCCGATATTCTAAAGGAGCCTCTCTGTTTTGGGGGGTAGTTTGTATTGTGCTGGCCTTCTTTGCGGGTGACATTGCCGATACGGTCATTGAGGCCATCAATAAGATTGGTTCAGTATTCTATGGTCCGATACTAGCCACCTTTATTGCGGCGGTAGGGTTGAAATTCATCAAAGCCCGAGCGATGAACATAGGACTGGTACTGGGTGTTGGAGTGAACATCTTCTTGTGGCTAGTCGTCGGTGATAACCTGTTCTGGTTCTGGTGGAATTTGGTGGGAGCAGTAGTCACTTTAGGAGTGGCTTTATTGGCTGCGATGGTGATGAAAGAGACTTCTACCGAAGCAGAAACAGCTTCAGATGATATGGACGTGAGCGCCAATCGTCAGTACATGCTGATGCTTGTGGCTTCATTTGTGTTGATGGTACTGATCAGCTTATCGATCAAATATTGGTTTTAA
- a CDS encoding LysM peptidoglycan-binding domain-containing protein gives MLRTKRLLFLAFFLVALGGHTQNIPQVPSKIQIADIKVTITEGAKKDIQKDVNMLRSSEKFFKIKLDRVVLYMPLVERILKEEGIPNDIKYLAIQESSFIPDAVSTSKAVGYWQFKDFTAREVGMRVDNKVDERKNIHASTRGAAKYFKTHQKKLDNWANSINSHMTGLAGIQKYLSPKDKGAKKMTITKKTHWYLKRFIAHKIAFQDELDYENSKGLELLEYKNGAGKDLAKIAKEFDVDVEKLKAYNKWLIHGRIPGDRRYVVIVPVQRGNRKARKLAENSDLIERKKAKIETPAKSQPKAEVVYPKGKVASFVGEQAGVIRINGVKAILASSSDDYESILVRSGLKEKKFLKFNDLGSRPQVKAGDIYFIKKKKKKSSMGFYTVDRGESMWDVSQKLGMRLSALMKKNRMTIRDVPKPGRVLWLSVNRPSNVEVEYQELPPLVEKPTEFYTKKTIAKNPPEAEEVKPVQQEKVEEVEPKPEPEIEEEEPPLNTHIVQTGETFWRIAKAYGVTVAEILNWNNLKEGTALSVGQKLLIDGVKRVSAEIKETPIKKERPTKTHIVRGGETIFAIATKYEMNVNDLLKLNDLTDADVLSVGQELKVFANATENDSDTKEVEANETGPEPVEKGASIHIVKAGESFYGIARQYGLKVDELLELNGMNSNAVLSIGQELMVTGTPAQEEKQPEPIPMPVKRETTTHKVVAGESFYGIARQYGLKVDELLELNNLEADAVLSIGQELKVEGNASKAEEKIETPVSDKRKTTIHEVKAGDTLYKIAREYNMTLDELKQLNDKQDNSLSLGEKLKVYE, from the coding sequence ATGCTAAGAACAAAACGACTGCTTTTCCTCGCTTTTTTCCTTGTGGCACTAGGAGGTCATACTCAGAACATACCGCAAGTACCTTCAAAAATTCAAATCGCGGACATTAAAGTAACCATTACTGAAGGGGCGAAAAAGGATATTCAGAAGGATGTGAATATGCTCCGTTCCAGCGAAAAGTTTTTCAAGATCAAACTGGATCGAGTGGTGTTATATATGCCATTAGTCGAGCGTATCCTTAAGGAGGAGGGAATTCCGAATGACATCAAGTACCTGGCCATTCAGGAGAGTTCATTTATTCCTGATGCGGTATCTACTTCTAAAGCAGTTGGTTATTGGCAGTTTAAGGATTTCACGGCCCGGGAGGTGGGCATGCGGGTGGACAACAAGGTCGATGAGCGAAAAAACATCCATGCTTCAACCAGAGGAGCTGCTAAATATTTTAAGACGCATCAAAAGAAATTGGATAACTGGGCCAATTCGATCAATTCCCATATGACTGGCCTTGCGGGAATTCAAAAATACCTTTCTCCTAAAGACAAGGGTGCCAAGAAAATGACAATTACCAAAAAGACGCATTGGTACCTCAAGCGATTCATTGCTCATAAAATTGCCTTTCAGGATGAGCTTGATTATGAGAATTCCAAAGGCCTGGAACTGCTTGAATACAAAAACGGAGCAGGAAAGGATCTGGCGAAGATTGCAAAAGAGTTTGATGTGGATGTTGAAAAGCTGAAAGCTTACAATAAGTGGTTAATACATGGACGTATTCCCGGGGACAGGAGATATGTTGTTATAGTTCCCGTACAACGTGGTAATCGCAAAGCAAGGAAACTGGCGGAAAACTCAGACCTCATTGAAAGAAAGAAAGCAAAAATTGAGACCCCTGCTAAATCTCAACCAAAAGCAGAGGTGGTTTATCCGAAAGGTAAAGTTGCAAGCTTTGTAGGAGAACAAGCTGGAGTAATCCGCATCAATGGGGTGAAAGCCATATTGGCGAGTAGTTCAGATGATTACGAATCCATTCTGGTGCGATCCGGATTAAAGGAGAAGAAATTCCTGAAATTCAATGACCTGGGTAGCCGGCCACAAGTGAAGGCAGGAGACATATATTTCATCAAAAAGAAAAAGAAAAAATCTTCTATGGGCTTCTACACGGTGGATCGTGGAGAGTCCATGTGGGATGTTTCCCAGAAACTGGGAATGAGATTAAGTGCCTTGATGAAAAAGAACCGGATGACCATTCGAGACGTTCCTAAGCCGGGTAGAGTACTTTGGTTAAGTGTCAATAGACCATCCAACGTTGAAGTCGAATATCAGGAATTGCCCCCTCTGGTTGAAAAACCGACAGAGTTTTATACCAAGAAGACAATTGCGAAGAATCCTCCGGAAGCGGAAGAAGTCAAGCCGGTTCAGCAGGAGAAGGTAGAAGAAGTAGAGCCAAAACCTGAACCAGAGATTGAGGAAGAGGAGCCACCTCTCAATACGCATATCGTACAGACAGGAGAGACGTTTTGGCGAATTGCAAAAGCGTATGGCGTTACGGTAGCAGAGATTTTGAATTGGAACAATTTAAAAGAAGGGACAGCTTTAAGCGTCGGACAGAAATTGTTGATCGATGGCGTAAAGCGTGTATCTGCTGAAATCAAGGAAACTCCCATAAAAAAGGAGAGACCGACCAAAACGCATATTGTTCGAGGCGGAGAAACCATTTTTGCCATTGCGACTAAGTACGAAATGAACGTCAACGATTTGTTGAAATTGAATGACTTGACAGATGCAGACGTCCTTTCTGTCGGGCAGGAGCTGAAGGTGTTTGCAAATGCTACCGAAAATGATTCCGATACTAAAGAAGTAGAAGCAAATGAAACTGGTCCGGAACCAGTGGAAAAGGGAGCTTCCATACATATCGTGAAAGCGGGTGAAAGTTTTTACGGGATTGCACGGCAGTACGGTCTCAAAGTCGATGAGCTTTTGGAATTGAATGGTATGAATTCAAACGCGGTACTTTCTATTGGTCAGGAATTAATGGTAACAGGTACTCCTGCGCAAGAGGAAAAGCAACCAGAACCCATTCCGATGCCGGTTAAGCGTGAAACCACCACCCATAAAGTGGTGGCAGGTGAAAGCTTTTATGGGATTGCAAGACAGTATGGACTCAAAGTTGACGAGCTATTGGAATTGAATAATCTGGAGGCAGATGCCGTATTGTCCATCGGTCAGGAATTAAAAGTTGAAGGCAATGCTTCGAAAGCAGAGGAAAAAATCGAAACACCTGTGTCGGATAAAAGAAAAACGACTATTCATGAAGTGAAAGCTGGCGATACCTTATATAAAATCGCCAGGGAGTACAACATGACCCTGGATGAGCTGAAGCAACTCAATGATAAGCAGGACAACAGCCTTTCTTTAGGTGAAAAGTTGAAAGTGTACGAGTAA
- a CDS encoding O-methyltransferase, producing MDFLSQDLNSYVQRHTGSASELLNRIERETHLHVLMPRMISGHLQGRVLSMLMKMIQPKFILEIGTYTGYSALCMAEGLAANGKLVTIDKNEELEDRVKGYFEASAYQSQIDFLVGNAMEIVPTLDQPWDVVFLDADKTNYLNYYQMVFDQVQPGGYIIADNVLWSGKVLDEKVLDEDTEALKLFNKEVQADSRVENVLFPLRDGIMIVRKC from the coding sequence ATGGATTTTTTATCCCAGGACCTGAATTCCTATGTCCAGCGACATACTGGGTCTGCATCCGAATTGCTAAATCGGATCGAACGGGAAACCCACCTCCATGTATTAATGCCTCGAATGATCAGCGGACACCTGCAAGGAAGGGTGTTGAGCATGCTCATGAAGATGATCCAGCCTAAATTTATCCTGGAGATCGGTACTTACACCGGATATTCCGCGTTATGCATGGCAGAAGGATTAGCTGCTAATGGCAAACTGGTCACTATCGATAAGAACGAAGAGTTGGAAGATCGTGTCAAAGGTTATTTTGAGGCCTCTGCATATCAGTCACAAATTGACTTTTTAGTAGGCAATGCCATGGAAATTGTACCAACATTAGATCAACCCTGGGATGTGGTTTTCCTGGATGCGGATAAAACCAATTACCTCAATTACTATCAAATGGTTTTTGATCAGGTTCAGCCAGGGGGCTATATCATCGCCGACAATGTGCTGTGGAGTGGAAAAGTGCTGGATGAAAAAGTGCTTGATGAAGATACCGAAGCTTTGAAACTCTTTAATAAGGAGGTTCAGGCCGATTCGAGAGTAGAGAATGTGTTGTTCCCACTCAGGGATGGAATCATGATTGTTAGAAAATGCTAA
- a CDS encoding pitrilysin family protein has translation MNDYGLTELENGIRVVHREITHTKVAHIGIMLDIGSRDELPEEQGIAHFWEHMAFKGTEKRNSFHIINRLESVGGELNAYTTKEKICFYATVLTEHLDRALELLVDIVFKSTFPEKQIDRERMVILEEMSMYRDTPEDSIQDDLDEIVFPEHALGRNILGTEDTVSKFGQDDFRKFIDRNLNTTKIVVSTVGNFKEQQLNKLVKKYLTEIPYKNHTKDRDCFKPLAAQQKLVKRPISQIHVALGNHAYPISDSRRVPLFMLTNILGGPYMNSRLNMSLREKNGLVYHVEANYSSYSDTGLFSIFFATDPRNYKKSVKLVNKELDLLRSAKMSATQLDKAKQQIKGFLAMSEENNNATMLMMAKSLLDMERIPSLNDVFHQIEEIEAEQLLEIAQDIFPEEMNSLIYEPEP, from the coding sequence ATGAACGATTATGGCTTGACAGAGCTTGAGAATGGCATCCGGGTGGTCCATCGTGAAATCACACACACGAAAGTGGCACATATAGGTATCATGCTGGATATTGGTAGTAGGGATGAGTTGCCTGAGGAGCAGGGTATCGCTCATTTTTGGGAGCATATGGCTTTTAAAGGCACGGAAAAGAGAAATTCATTTCATATCATCAATCGGCTGGAATCGGTAGGTGGGGAATTGAATGCCTACACGACCAAGGAAAAGATCTGTTTCTACGCTACCGTGCTCACAGAACACCTTGATCGGGCACTGGAACTATTGGTTGACATAGTCTTTAAGTCAACTTTTCCTGAAAAGCAGATCGATCGCGAAAGGATGGTGATTCTGGAAGAGATGTCTATGTATCGCGATACACCGGAAGATTCCATTCAGGATGACCTGGATGAGATCGTATTTCCAGAACATGCCTTGGGACGAAACATCCTGGGCACAGAAGACACGGTTTCGAAATTCGGGCAGGATGACTTCAGGAAGTTCATTGATCGGAACCTGAATACAACCAAAATTGTGGTTTCGACAGTCGGGAACTTTAAAGAACAGCAACTCAATAAATTGGTCAAAAAATACCTGACAGAGATTCCTTACAAGAATCATACAAAGGATCGGGATTGTTTTAAACCTCTAGCTGCACAGCAAAAGCTGGTCAAACGACCCATTTCGCAGATTCATGTGGCATTGGGTAATCATGCCTATCCAATTAGTGACTCCAGAAGAGTTCCTTTGTTCATGTTGACGAATATCTTAGGAGGACCCTACATGAATTCCAGACTGAACATGTCTTTGAGGGAAAAAAATGGGTTGGTCTATCACGTTGAGGCCAACTATTCATCTTATTCCGATACTGGATTGTTTTCGATATTTTTCGCTACAGATCCCCGCAATTACAAAAAGAGCGTGAAGTTGGTCAATAAGGAGTTGGATCTGCTACGGTCAGCAAAGATGAGCGCTACACAATTGGACAAAGCCAAGCAACAGATCAAAGGCTTTTTGGCCATGTCGGAAGAGAACAACAATGCCACGATGTTGATGATGGCCAAAAGCCTGCTGGACATGGAACGTATCCCGTCCTTGAATGACGTCTTTCATCAGATTGAAGAGATAGAAGCCGAGCAATTGCTGGAGATAGCCCAGGATATTTTTCCCGAGGAAATGAATTCTCTGATTTACGAGCCGGAGCCCTAG
- a CDS encoding glycosyltransferase family 1 protein has product MEIGFDAKRLFNNSSGLGNYSRTLVRNLQRYYPEHHYHLYATKTPVNDNTVDFHQPIFQKHSPHLIKPFWRSHTITKDLKKDGIQIFHGLSHQLPRGIHHTGIKSVVTIHDLIHKIFPETYSSIDRTVYEQRLKYALKYADHIVAISSHTRLDLLKYFNLDEERVSVVYQACDPLFYNEEKLPKPTNLNLPDEYLLYVGAIATRKNLLNLITAYAQVKDITPLVLLGRGTKNYKTQLLNEARRLKILDQLIFLENIDSTKELKCIYQHSKAFLYPSWYEGFGIPIVEAALCKIPILTSDTSSLPEAAGPGAVLVNPFDVERLVIGLKKVLDTDQATVEMNYAYALHHFDPEKCTGNLMKVYDSI; this is encoded by the coding sequence ATGGAAATTGGTTTTGACGCAAAAAGGTTATTCAACAACTCCTCAGGGTTGGGCAATTACAGCCGCACCCTCGTCAGAAATCTACAGCGTTATTATCCAGAACATCATTATCATTTATATGCGACAAAAACACCGGTCAATGATAACACCGTGGACTTTCACCAACCCATCTTCCAAAAACATAGCCCTCACTTGATCAAACCATTTTGGAGGTCGCACACCATCACGAAGGATCTTAAAAAAGATGGCATCCAAATTTTTCATGGTCTGAGCCATCAATTACCTAGAGGTATTCATCATACAGGAATCAAATCAGTCGTCACCATCCATGACCTGATCCATAAAATCTTTCCTGAAACGTATTCATCTATTGACCGAACGGTTTACGAACAGCGCTTGAAATATGCCCTGAAATATGCTGACCATATTGTAGCCATCAGTTCACACACACGTCTCGATTTACTGAAGTACTTCAATCTGGATGAAGAACGAGTCAGTGTGGTGTATCAGGCTTGTGATCCTCTGTTTTATAATGAGGAAAAACTTCCGAAACCCACGAACTTAAACTTACCCGATGAATACCTATTATATGTGGGTGCCATTGCTACCCGAAAAAATCTATTGAATTTGATCACAGCCTATGCACAAGTCAAGGACATCACACCTTTGGTTTTGCTAGGTCGAGGCACTAAAAATTACAAGACCCAATTACTGAATGAAGCCCGGCGACTGAAAATCCTTGATCAATTGATTTTCCTTGAAAACATTGACTCCACAAAAGAACTCAAATGCATCTACCAACATAGCAAGGCCTTTTTGTACCCAAGCTGGTATGAAGGATTTGGGATTCCAATAGTAGAAGCAGCCTTGTGTAAGATTCCTATCTTAACTTCAGACACGTCTTCTCTACCGGAAGCTGCTGGGCCAGGTGCCGTTTTAGTGAATCCATTCGATGTGGAACGTCTGGTCATCGGGTTAAAAAAGGTTTTGGATACGGATCAGGCTACAGTCGAAATGAATTACGCCTATGCCCTGCATCACTTTGATCCTGAAAAATGCACGGGTAACTTGATGAAAGTGTATGATTCGATTTAG